The nucleotide window AAACTTAGAAAAAGAATTATATATCcaatatttgtataatatgatTTTTCAATTCCTCATAAAATTAGTTTAGGCTGTCCTTTTATGTTACGATGAAACATGTATGAATAATCTTGCAATGTGAAAAAAGTATACATTCtgctatttacatattatttattaagtaggtacattaccgTTCTTATGAATTTACTATATACTTACTGATAAATGATAAGACTGCCTAAAATAGGTAACTTTAACTTATTTCAGATTCATGAATTCAATGACTTCTGCTGGGACAAATGTGTAGATAAGCCGGGTGTGAAGCTTGACTCCAGAACTGAAACATGCATTTCCAACTGTGTAGAACGATTTATTGATGTGTCATTATTAATCACTAATAGATTTGCACAAATGCTTGAGAAGGGAGGAGGCATGCATTGAAGCTTttacctataattttatttagtaaagtaTGGTGTACCGAAAGCTAAGCAAAGTTTTGTGCAGAATTCAACAATCATTACTATCTTGTTGGTAAATTAAGTAGTTAGTTCATTTTGACAGACCCATTTATCATACTggaatttcatttaatttatgtCAATGTTTAGGTGAGTTTATTACAAACTATAgtggtaagtataataaaatatatacttactataaacaATATTGCTATTTGTTGTAAAAATACTCCAATCAAAAAATGTGATccatttagtaaattatttaaatgtctACTAACTTATGGCCACACTATTTCCTCAtacaaaagatttaaaaaatcccatgagaactttgattttccaggataaaaagtacctagcctgTCATTTGTATCTTTAACACCCTTTTAGAGATGGATATTGGATAGTATCAGAAAAGCAGTGtattattgcattttttttatttaaaagataaatattaaataaaactcaTTGTTGTATAcatgttattaatttatttaccttgtgtataaaatgtttcataatttcCTTGAAAATTGCTAAAAGATAGAttagaatagttttttttattgagcTGGTGAGTAAAGAAGCAGAAATCAATTCTGCTGttgtaagtaaattttaaaaccaaccttaattaattataaatctgACAGAACTTcttaaataggtatctaatgCTAGTGTACTAGTTTTTTCTGTAGAAATAGGTTTTATTTGAACCAGTTTTACCCACATATTTTAAGATTGATAGTACAACAGAATtgattaaatatcattattatatttttcattgcTGTTACTTTATTAAATACATTTGTCAAAACCTTTTATAACAATATTGGTTATAATAATGAAAACCGTAAGTCCCAGCATGTTATCCAAGTGTATTCTTGATGTTATAAAAGGTTTTGGCTGTATgatgtaataatttatcttccAACTCTGCCCAGTTTAGTATCTGTGCGTGGATCCGCTGTGACAGTCTGAACGGCAACTAAAGCTTCATTGATCTTTGTTTGAAGCTCCCTCAGATCTTGTATAAAGAGCAGTTTCAGTACATCAACTGGTTGGTTCACCATGTTGAATTCATTTCTAGGATGATCAGGATGAGGTGCAGTTTTTAATATCTTAGCAACAGCTGCCAAACGAAATTTAGGATCTGGGTGGGGGCCCACTCCAGCCAGTGCACAGATCCTTTCAACCCCTGCTTTGAATGTTGGACTGCTGactataaaaaatacaaacaacATTTATTACATATTCCTGCATTTACTAGTATTTAGTACTCTTACTTTGGTCTGTTTATTAGATCTTTTAGTTCTTATCTAGACTCATACTTACAATCAAGGTTATCCAGTGGGTTTGAAGATACAACATTGGGAGTTGCCTTCTTTGGTTCTTCCACTTTAACATTC belongs to Maniola jurtina chromosome 6, ilManJurt1.1, whole genome shotgun sequence and includes:
- the LOC123866235 gene encoding mitochondrial import inner membrane translocase subunit Tim8, whose amino-acid sequence is MSELPDFSSSSKPGDSELQDFLLVEKQKAQFHAQIHEFNDFCWDKCVDKPGVKLDSRTETCISNCVERFIDVSLLITNRFAQMLEKGGGMH
- the LOC123866233 gene encoding RNA transcription, translation and transport factor protein, with protein sequence MSNIFKLKLTALGHPNPEAFNCEDEKEYRSVVLWLEDQKIRHYKIEEREGLRNIESDQWKRAYDTYQTDLVSPVVQGLPNEQLNWLLSYAVRLEYADNVTKYKNVKVEEPKKATPNVVSSNPLDNLDFSSPTFKAGVERICALAGVGPHPDPKFRLAAVAKILKTAPHPDHPRNEFNMVNQPVDVLKLLFIQDLRELQTKINEALVAVQTVTADPRTDTKLGRVGR